In a genomic window of Asterias rubens unplaced genomic scaffold, eAstRub1.3, whole genome shotgun sequence:
- the LOC117305880 gene encoding carbohydrate sulfotransferase 11-like: MKIRRKLALGVVVVLSIALFIIVDVTTLWRRRIDEYADTAELWKPFRMVDVPRSLQAQKFVLPSNMIMSGSPLEKSYNTTRKTPTQRPAPVLPEHVTEKLSPVTKKAWSAEDEFSQRMEMVQKLRHDLIHQQCRDLYNLSLLDFQKDREKILSWKTFYEHAYANDDFKFIICRVLKVGSFSWRQVIRSLYTKGSPSFKKSQPFGDYSIREYDNGRFLRDLQNYTKVLFVREPFARLLSGYRDKYVELRHFPYYKPIGSEMIKAFRKGATRAEIASGKPTFEEFLRWLVRNQEDRTGDYHWRPLFDWYHPCEIHYDYIGKLETATEDAKYIFKKIGIDKLETYPSTETHHTFSSSQDVMKKYYSQISPDLIPRLVSKHKEEFLLFNYTVPLTLSEVWTRKP; encoded by the exons ATGAAGATACGGCGGAAACTGGCACTCGGTGTGGTCGTTGTCTTAAGTATTGCCctatttattattgttgatgTGACGACTCTGTGGAGACGCCGTATAGACGAATACGCAG ACACGGCTGAACTATGGAAGCCTTTCCGCATGGTCGATGTGCCACGTAGTCTCCAAGCACAGAAGTTTGTCTTACCATCCAACATGATAATGTCGGGCTCCCCACTTGAGAAGTCTTATAACACGACTCGAAAGACGCCTACTCAACGGCCAGCACCGGTTCTTCCAGAGCATGTCACG GAGAAACTGTCACCGGTCACAAAGAAGGCTTGGTCAGCAGAAGACGAATTCTCACAACGCATGGAGATGGTACAGAAGTTGCGGCACGACCTCATTCACCAGCAGTGTAGAGACCTTTACAACTTATCGCTTTTGGACTTCCAAAAAGACCGGGAAAAAATTCTCTCGTGGAAGACATTTTACGAGCACGCGTACGCAAATGACGATTTCAAATTCATTATCTGCCGAGTGCTTAAAGTGGGATCTTTCAGCTGGCGACAGGTTATTAGGTCGCTATACACAAAAGGCAGCCCGTCTTTCAAAAAATCCCAACCTTTTGGGGATTACTCTATCAGGGAATATGATAATGGAAGGTTCCTACGTGATCTACAGAACTACACTAAAGTTCTCTTCGTACGGGAGCCCTTCGCTAGGCTTTTATCCGGGTACAGAGACAAGTACGTAGAGCTGCGTCATTTCCCGTACTACAAACCAATCGGCTCAGAAATGATCAAGGCTTTCCGGAAGGGCGCCACCAGGGCTGAGATAGCCAGCGGGAAGCCAACGTTTGAGGAGTTTCTCCGGTGGCTGGTCAGGAACCAGGAAGACCGCACTGGAGATTACCATTGGAGGCCGCTCTTCGATTGGTACCACCCTTGCGAGATTCACTACGATTACATAGGAAAGCTGGAGACAGCAACGGAGGATGCTAAATACATCTTTAAGAAGATTGGAATTGATAAACTTGAGACGTACCCATCCACTGAGACCCACCATACGTTTAGCTCGTCCCAAGATGTAATGAAGAAGTACTACTCACAAATCTCACCGGATCTTATACCTCGACTCGTCAGTAAACACAAGGAAGAGTTTCTTCTGTTTAACTACACCGTTCCTCTCACTTTGAGTGAGGTATGGACGAGAAAAccttaa
- the LOC117305877 gene encoding 3-ketoacyl-CoA thiolase, mitochondrial-like: MAMSRGIFVVAAKRTPFGAFGGKLKDLSQTDLCEVAAKAALAAGNINPEIVDSTFVGNVAQTSPDAAYVARHVALRSGVSEDKPALTVNRLCGSGFQSIVSGAQDILTGDAEVVLTGGTENMSMAPYTVRGTRFGTKLGVDLKLEDSLWATLTDYHIKTPMGMTAEKLGAKYGLTREDCDKFSLLSQQRWKKANDEGRFKAEMAPIEIKTRKGVQVIDTDEHPRETTLESLAKLPPVFQKNGLVSAGNASGICDGAGVVILASEEAVAKHGLTPLARLVSYHVSGCDPSIMGIGPVPAVRRALEKAGLSIADMDLCEVNEAFAAQFLAVQKELGLDIEKTNTNGGAVALGHPVGASGSRITAHLAHEIRRVGGKYAVGSACIGGGQGIAVILENME; this comes from the exons ATGGCGATGAGCAGAG GTATATTCGTTGTTGCTGCTAAGCGAACCCCCTTCGGAGCGTTTGGAGGGAAGCTAAAAGACCTATCGCAGACAGATCTTTGTGAAGTGGCAGCGAAAGCTGCCCTCGCTGCTGGGAATATCAATCCAGAGATCGTCGACAGCACATTCGTTGGAAATGTTGCTCAG aCATCCCCTGATGCCGCATATGTTGCAAGACATGTGGCTCTTCGGTCTGGTGTCTCAGAAGATAAACCTGCTTTGACTGTTAATCGCCTATGTGGGTCCGGGTTCCAGTCCATAGTCAGTGGAGCTCAG GATATTTTAACAGGAGATGCAGAGGTAGTTCTGACTGGCGGCACAGAGAATATGAGCATGGCTCCCTACACCGTCCGAGGCACTCGCTTTGGGACTAAACTGGGAGTGGACCTCAAG CTTGAAGATTCCTTGTGGGCGACACTTACTGACTACCACATTAAAACCCCTATGGGAATGACCGCCGAGAAACTGGGTGCAAAATACGGCCTGACCAGAGAAGATTGTGATAAATTCTCACTGTTGTCACAGCAACGGTGGAAGAAAG CCAATGACGAAGGACGGTTCAAAGCTGAGATGGCCCCTATTGAGATAAAGACCAGAAAGGGGGTTCAGGTCATCGATACCGACGAACATCCCCGAGAAACAACTCTGGAGAGTTTGGCAAAACTTCCTCCAGTCTTCCAGAAGAACGGACTGGTTTCTGCCGGAAATGCCTCA GGTATATGTGATGGAGCTGGCGTCGTAATTCTAGCGAGTGAGGAAGCCGTTGCCAAACACGGCCTGACACCTCTAGCCAGGCTCGTCAGCTACCATGTTTCGGGCTGCGACCCGAGCATCATGGGTATTGGACCAGTGCCAGCGGTCCGACGAGCGCTGGAGAAGGCTGGGCTAAGCATCGCAGATATGGATCTATGCGAG GTCAATGAAGCCTTTGCTGCGCAGTTCTTGGCCGTCCAAAAGGAGCTCGGGCTAGACATTGAGAAGACTAACACCAATGGGGGCGCTGTTGCACTGGGCCATCCCGTTGGCGCTTCGGGAAGTCGGATAACCGCCCATCTTGCTCATGAAATCAG gcgTGTTGGTGGAAAATACGCAGTCGGATCGGCTTGTATCGGTGGAGGACAAGGCATTGCTGTAATTCTTGAAAATATGGAGTAA